GCTTTTTCGGGTAGACTTGGCCGGTTTTTTCAAGAAATGCATACTGAGACTGTCAAATGCCTACCACGCTGTTTAAAGATTTCATCTTCGAGGCTGCTCACCATCTGCCTAACGTACCGGCCGGGCACAAATGCGGCCGCCTGCATGGCCACTCCTTCATGGTGCGGCTCGAAATTACCGGCGAAGTGGACGCGCATACCGGCTGGATCATGGACTTCTCCGAGCTGAAAGCCGCTTTCAAACCTGTCTACGATCGTCTGGATCACTATTATCTCAATGATATTCCTGGTCTTGAAAACCCGACCAGTGAAGTGCTCTCCAGATGGATCTGGGATCAGATGAAGCCTGTGCTTCCGCAACTGAGCGCGGTGATGATCAAAGAGACCTGTACAGCAGGCTGCGTCTACAAAGGTTAATGCCTGTCCGGATCGGCTCTGGCCGATCCGTTCTTATCCACTGTCATCTTTCTGTCACCCCGCTTCTCTACGTTGTTGGCTCCTTCATTAAAGATCGAGAGA
This genomic window from Erwinia sp. E_sp_B01_1 contains:
- the queD gene encoding 6-carboxytetrahydropterin synthase QueD, whose product is MPTTLFKDFIFEAAHHLPNVPAGHKCGRLHGHSFMVRLEITGEVDAHTGWIMDFSELKAAFKPVYDRLDHYYLNDIPGLENPTSEVLSRWIWDQMKPVLPQLSAVMIKETCTAGCVYKG